The Meleagris gallopavo isolate NT-WF06-2002-E0010 breed Aviagen turkey brand Nicholas breeding stock chromosome 10, Turkey_5.1, whole genome shotgun sequence genome contains a region encoding:
- the LOC104912297 gene encoding guanine nucleotide exchange factor VAV3-like, producing the protein MHTFSRVTSCKVCQMLLRGTFYQGYLCSKCGAGAHKECLGRLDNCGRANSGEHGNLKHEKRTNGIRRNSRHVDPG; encoded by the exons ATGCATACTTTCAGTCGTGTGACATCTTGCAAAGTCTGTCAAATGCTTCTTAG ggGAACATTTTATCAAGGCTATTTATGCTCTAAGTGTGGAGCTGGAGCGCACAAAGAATGTTTAGGAAGATTAGACAATTGTGGCAGAGCTAATTCAGGTG AGCATGGGAACCTGAAACATGAG aAACGAACGAATGGAATTAGAAGGAACTCCAGACACGTGGACCCAGGTTAG